Below is a genomic region from Selenomonas ruminantium subsp. lactilytica TAM6421.
ATGTCAACAAAAATCTATGCCATAGCCAATCAAAAGGGCGGTGTCGGTAAGACTACCACCTGTCACTGTTTAGCTGCTGGCCTCCATGCTCAGGGTAAAAAAGTGCTTTTAATAGACTTAGACCCACAGTCTAATCTCTCTGTTCTCTGTGACGCTGTTACGGATGCAGTAAATAAAGACGCTGTAACAATGTTAGAATTGCTATCTGATAAAGCTACTTTCCCAGATGTTATTCAACCCATGGAAGATTATGACATCGCACCAGCCTCTATGTACCTTGCCTCCATTGACAGCGTATTAACAGACCCCATAGGAAGACCTTTCAAGCTGGCCGAGAAAATAACCGAAGCGAATCTCCGAAAAAAATACGATTACATATTCATTGACTGTCCTCCTGCTCTAGGAACTTTAACTTCCTTGGCCATTGTAGCTGCCGATTCTGTAATTATCCCTGCTCAAGCAGATATTTTGTCTTTACAAGGTGTGTCCCAGCTTTATTCCACAATCCAGTCAGCTCGTGGCCATGCTAATAAATCACTAAGGATCGCTGGCATTGTACTTACACGTTTCAATGCTCGTACTAAAATTTCTCGTGAAATTCATGAAATGTTCCTTACAGCAGCCAAACAAATGAACACAGCAGTATTTAAGACACAAATCCGTGAAGGAACAGCCATAAAAGAGACCCAGGCATCTGGTGAGAATATATTCAAAGCTGCTAGTAATTCCAATGTTGCTCAAGACTATAAAGCATTGACAAAAGAAATTTTCTTTCCCAAGGAGGCATAAAGATGGCAAAAAAACAGGTAAAAATAGACACAAAGCGAAATCCGTTTGCCATTGATAAATCTCTAAGCCCTGCAGACAATTTTTTAGCGCCACAAACGGTCAAGAAAACAAATTTAACTGTACATAATGTACAAAATGTACATAGTGAACATAATGTACAAAACATACAAACTGTACAT
It encodes:
- a CDS encoding ParA family protein; amino-acid sequence: MSTKIYAIANQKGGVGKTTTCHCLAAGLHAQGKKVLLIDLDPQSNLSVLCDAVTDAVNKDAVTMLELLSDKATFPDVIQPMEDYDIAPASMYLASIDSVLTDPIGRPFKLAEKITEANLRKKYDYIFIDCPPALGTLTSLAIVAADSVIIPAQADILSLQGVSQLYSTIQSARGHANKSLRIAGIVLTRFNARTKISREIHEMFLTAAKQMNTAVFKTQIREGTAIKETQASGENIFKAASNSNVAQDYKALTKEIFFPKEA